A segment of the Bdellovibrio bacteriovorus genome:
CGCAGAAGTCAGGGTGTAGGTCGGCACATCAATGCCTGAAACATACTGAATCGATGAACAGCGCTGATAATAGTCCTCGCGACTGGCAAAGCCCGACGCCGGAGCCGTGTAAATCTGATCCATATCCCACACCGTGGCCCACTTGGGAATTTCATATTTTTCTGTGATCAAACCCAGGCGGTGTTTTTCTTCCACCAGCTTGCGCAGGCGCAAAACAAAACGCATGTCATAAACGCGATTAAAGCCCGACTTCAAAAGCAAAGAACCGGATTGCAGGTTTAACGGTGCATTGACGGTGATCGCTCCATCAGGCTTGTTCTTGCCGCCATATCCACCGAGCAGGCACAGCATGATATTGCCGCTCAGGGAATATCCGACCGATATGTGCTTTTTATGGGGGAACATCTGACGAAGCTGACCCAGCACCACAGACACATCCTCGGCGCTGCCGGAATGATAAGGGCGCTTGGCGAAGGGCGCGCCCTCACCGGCACCGCGATGGTTTACCAGAACCACCGTATGTCCCAGTTGCTGACAGATCAGCGCGGTTCTTTGCATATAGTCCGAAGTGACAT
Coding sequences within it:
- a CDS encoding YheT family hydrolase; this encodes MQRLNLIPCAAPFWADSGHGQTLWAHFLKSAELSHFGKKFEVDLPDGDRLFCSWIEGHTNLVVSLFHGLSGDVTSDYMQRTALICQQLGHTVVLVNHRGAGEGAPFAKRPYHSGSAEDVSVVLGQLRQMFPHKKHISVGYSLSGNIMLCLLGGYGGKNKPDGAITVNAPLNLQSGSLLLKSGFNRVYDMRFVLRLRKLVEEKHRLGLITEKYEIPKWATVWDMDQIYTAPASGFASREDYYQRCSSIQYVSGIDVPTYTLTSADDPFVDVGDYLRAPFSKHVQLHIEKRGGHMGYLHRQSLPVGGTRWLDYYLHEALRGLEGTLNEKVPALSPK